In Styela clava chromosome 10, kaStyClav1.hap1.2, whole genome shotgun sequence, the sequence CCATGTTAAAATTATAGACGAAGTGATGATAACTGACCTTGCGATTCACCAGCAGGGTCTACTTAagcaaagaataaaaaaaagtatttctGATATTTTAACTAACATGAAGGATTACATTAGTCAAAAAACAAAACCTTTTGTACACTTCCCTTTTACACCGTTTGGTGTCGAACTTAAATTTGAGCTTTGCTGTTTCATCAGAGATTTCGACGGATAAGTTTTGTCTCTTAATTAATGATGTGTATCATAGGCATATCAAAATGCTACGCTCACATTCGTGAATTttatatattacaatatattttatatattgttttatttgagccattgtcatttttatgttttgcaaaaacaaaaatagtttgcattatatttacaaattcCCTGCAAAGAAAGTGAGTGTTCTCTGTATCTTTCTCTCACACTACTTTATAATTATTATCTGTGACCCAATTCTGGTGGCCACAGCGTTTAAACAAGGCCTAGCTCAAAGGTTGTCTTTAGGAATTTTGTCATAATGAAAACAATTCATAGATTGGCTAACCAAGTATAACTAACCGTCAATAAAGTGTTTGTTTAGTTTTTTGAAACGTCGCTATACAGGTTTAGGGGTAGCATTTTACGTCCGCATGCAATTGAAATCATGAATGCGTCTTCATCTTGCTTTGACTCACATCGACGTTTGCGCAAAGAGTTGGAGATGTTATCTAGCTTTTTCAACGCCCATATAAATCATAGTGCGAAAGGAAGTAGACATTGAACGCATAGCCATTGGAAGCTATAGCAAATAAAAGATGAGAATCTTATATTATATGATAACTTCAACCACGAAACGGTCGCATCGTGGTTGATATTCGTCTGTGAACCAAAATGTAAATGTACCTGGTATATTGACTGAAAAATGAACTGATCTGGTTATACTGACAATTCACCAGATAAGAACCACGAGAAATTTTAGCTGGTATTGTTAAGTTTAACTATACAATATAAACCAACCTAATGTTTTATTCTCGAATCGTAACACCTTAAAACATACAAATCATTCCCCGAGACGGCTATGAAAACGACAAAACTAACAATCAAGTATATATGAATAGATATATGACATACTTTCGCGTTTATTAAAACaacataatataaaaaacagATATAATATGTACAATTGCTTGTAAATAAGCGTGATTAGATTACGGGTGATTCGAAAATAGGCCACGGTGCGTATCCGGTGACAGGAAATTAGACACACAGGCAGGAAAACAGCAACATGAGTATGAACGCGTTACTACAGATACAGCAACATGTTCAGTAACAGCATGATATAAAAACGAATCTTATTCATCATATTACAAgttttaccaaattttttaGGAGCGTTGATAAGATTTTTTGAGTCTGTTAttgtctatatatatacatatttatacatCTGTATGTATGTGTACGTGTGTACACagaaaagatttttctgaattttctgaaaaaattaGAGACACATAAATGGGATGTTATACATACTTTACACCGACGTAATAGTTTAACAGCTGATTAATGTGTTAACTATGCTGTTATGTTTTATTCATCAGATGCGCAAAGCAAGTTGATAAACGTGTCACTGACAACAATATTAAAATCGTTTTTCAGAAAATCTAATTGAAACAcaattttctacaaaatatGTACAAATGAGTGTACAGACCTTATAATAAGGTGGTTCACTTCAGTACACAATACCAAATTGGCACAGCTTTTGAAGTACTCATTGTACATTGCATAAACGTATTGATAAAGAGTCAATACCTAGACCCAAAACATGAAGTATCCTCTCGAAAAAAGGCAGCTAAAAAGACTATAATCAAAAATTATGATCATacaaattaatatattacaagaTACGTAGTTCAATTGTTCAACTGTGATATGTAATCAAGGTAATTGAGTAAAAGTTGTACTTTCATAATATTTGCTCCTAGACCGTGATGTGCTCCATCATAACTATGAACTCCTGATGTAAGACTGTAAAAATCGAGTACAGGAATATTATGAGCATCGCAATACACTTTCATTTCCCTAGaaaattgtttacaaacaaTATTACCATTTGCCGCATGATATGCTTTTGGTTTTAATATTCCATTGGAGTCAGGGTACATAAAAATGATATGTGGCCATCGCCTCACCTTTATAAAATTTCCGAACTGAGTATTCATTTTGTCAGAATTCTTGTAATAGTCTTCCAAATAATTGATTGCTGCACTTAAAAACTTGTTAATCGTCACTTTGGATTTACAGCCGTCGTGTCCACCCTGACCAAGTAGAATAACTGAACCAACTTTTCCTGCCAACTTTTTCACCAAACTTAAAAAGTCATTTGCAGAAGCGTGatttgcatattcatttatactAATAAGTGGCGTACGAGGTCCACAGAACGGAGTTTTGTCAACGAGCATGTCTAGTATATTTCCACCACCTGTTCTGCATTCTGTCCAGTAGAATTGATCAACACTTAcacataattttttgaacttaTCATCGTAGCGTTCCAGTAAAAATCCATACGTTGGATCGGACCTTAGGGTCAAAATAAAACCTCGTGACATTTTTCTCACAAAAGAATCaccaacaaaatatatttgagagAATCGATTGGCAACTTCACAAGCTTGGGCTGCTGTGTAGTTCCTTCGTCGACATGAAGAATCAAATGGAATCCAATCACTTATTTCAGCGTGATATATCTTCCTGGTATCGACGCAACTAA encodes:
- the LOC120338061 gene encoding uncharacterized protein LOC120338061 isoform X1, whose translation is MSQRLVSSYRFIFGIVVVCLSSYFIYLSYSPPAISKLVLHEDYTENQTVNLTYNHLFCENILFNLSNGQWVKKIYSYNVSEQEYEKLLNEEKKLDSYLAEFRIKRGIHTRLWRDDNKCGFNNVQSKPEGNAWAAPAGSWCDAKSEKPCCSDIYDGQCGNICDCPSCVDTRKIYHAEISDWIPFDSSCRRRNYTAAQACEVANRFSQIYFVGDSFVRKMSRGFILTLRSDPTYGFLLERYDDKFKKLCVSVDQFYWTECRTGGGNILDMLVDKTPFCGPRTPLISINEYANHASANDFLSLVKKLAGKVGSVILLGQGGHDGCKSKVTINKFLSAAINYLEDYYKNSDKMNTQFGNFIKVRRWPHIIFMYPDSNGILKPKAYHAANGNIVCKQFSREMKVYCDAHNIPVLDFYSLTSGVHSYDGAHHGLGANIMKVQLLLNYLDYISQLNN
- the LOC120338061 gene encoding uncharacterized protein LOC120338061 isoform X2: MSQRLVSSYRFIFGIVVVCLSSYFIYLSYSPPAISKLVLHEDYTENQTVNLTYNHLFCENILFNLSNGQWVKKIYSYNVSEQEYEKLLNEEKKLDSYLAEFRIKRGIHTRLWRDDNKCGFNNVQSKPEGNAWAAPAGSWCDAKSEKPCCSDIYDGQCGNICDCPSCVDTRKIYHAEISDWIPFDSSCRRRNYTAAQACEVANRFSQIYFVGDSFVRKMSRGFILTLRSDPTYGFLLERYDDKFKKLCVSVDQFYWTECRTGGGNILDMLVDKTPFCGPRTPLISINEYANHASANDFLSLVKKLAGKVGSVILLGQGGHDGCKSKVTINKFLSAAINYLEDYYKNSDKMNTQFGNFIKSYIRSS